A single window of Nicotiana sylvestris chromosome 5, ASM39365v2, whole genome shotgun sequence DNA harbors:
- the LOC104239884 gene encoding uncharacterized protein — protein sequence MLKQFHTSKPQSLLVVCHPTILKHHFKLTSLSISNAICKKSQTHDLNRLLSPRTLIPLSTKPPSKNLNLDVFSCGFHPKYRLRNYCLITARSYSASDYGKIAQGSEKNLHWLAKDKAKQTKRNEKVVISRSSWEESAEKFLKDGQSAAKSAEFKRYEDRRDNYQGKTYSGEGEDDEGDMEEVDDPRWDKIKNTFNRIKVRPGSDRPEVRRWNNQDSWGKKTWKEATESTIPRMIGEGIYGVGPVLAALSAGRREFYSLYVQEGLDLSGNNRKKKDKKGFERVLRMAEKVGLSKKEVSKHDLNMFADNRPHQGLVLDASPLEMVGIKELEPVSTEEESTPLWVALDEVTDPQNLGAIIRSAYFFGAAGIVLCAKNSAPLSGVVSKASAGSLELVELRSCKNMMQFLTSSAENGWRVIGGSVSSRAVPLREIVPGAPTILVLGSEGTGLRPLVERSCTQLVKIPGNIPVDIIVGEDEDDHSSSGQNFRSFMAVESLNVSVAAGVLLHHLIASNCSKNN from the coding sequence ATGCTAAAGCAATTTCACACTTCAAAGCCACAGTCTTTACTAGTTGTATGCCATCCAACAATTCTAAAGCACCATTTCAAGTTGACATCTTTGAGTATTTCTAATGCCATCTGCAAGAAATCCCAAACCCATGATTTGAATCGCTTATTAAGCCCCAGAACTTTGATCCCTCTCAGCACTAAACCACCTTCTAAAAATTTGAACTTGGATGTATTTTCATGTGGATTTCACCCAAAATATCGTCTTCGTAACTACTGTTTAATTACTGCTAGAAGTTATTCAGCTTCGGATTATGGGAAAATAGCACAAGGCAGTGAAAAGAATCTTCATTGGCTTGCAAAAGATAAAGCTAAACAAACTAAGAGAAATGAAAAAGTTGTTATAAGCCGATCTTCGTGGGAGGAGTCGGCTGAGAAGTTCTTAAAAGATGGTCAGTCTGCTGCGAAAAGTGCAGAATTTAAGAGATATGAGGATAGACGAGACAATTATCAGGGAAAAACTTATAGTGGTGAAGGAGAAGACGATGAGGGAGATATGGAGGAAGTTGATGATCCAAGGTGGGATAAGATTAAGAACACGTTCAATCGGATTAAGGTAAGACCGGGGTCTGATAGGCCGGAGGTTAGAAGGTGGAACAATCAAGATAGTTGGGGTAAAAAGACATGGAAAGAGGCAACTGAATCAACCATACCGCGAATGATTGGCGAGGGAATTTATGGGGTTGGCCCTGTTTTGGCTGCATTGTCTGCGGGAAGAAGGGAATTTTATTCTCTGTATGTACAGGAAGGATTGGATTTGAGTGGGAATAACCGGAAAAAGAAGGATAAGAAAGGGTTTGAAAGAGTTTTGAGGATGGCGGAAAAAGTTGGTTTGAGTAAAAAGGAGGTATCTAAACATGACCTCAATATGTTTGCTGATAACAGGCCTCATCAGGGACTGGTCCTCGATGCGTCTCCATTGGAAATGGTTGGTATTAAGGAGTTGGAACCTGTTTCAACTGAGGAAGAGAGCACTCCTCTTTGGGTAGCTTTGGATGAGGTTACTGATCCTCAGAATTTGGGGGCAATTATACGGTCTGCTTACTTTTTTGGAGCTGCAGGGATTGTCTTGTGTGCTAAGAACTCTGCACCGTTGAGTGGGGTAGTGAGCAAAGCAAGTGCCGGTTCACTTGAATTAGTGGAGTTGAGGTCTTGCAAGAATATGATGCAATTCCTAACGTCTTCAGCAGAAAATGGATGGCGGGTCATAGGTGGATCTGTGTCTTCAAGAGCTGTTCCATTGCGTGAGATTGTGCCTGGTGCTCCTACAATCCTTGTTTTGGGAAGTGAGGGCACTGGTCTGAGGCCATTGGTGGAGAGATCTTGTACTCAGTTAGTTAAAATTCCAGGAAACATCCCCGTAGATATAATTGTCGGAGAAGACGAAGATGATCATAGTTCATCAGGTCAGAACTTTAGGTCCTTCATGGCTGTGGAAAGCTTGAATGTAAGTGTAGCAGCAGGTGTGCTTCTTCATCACTTGATTGCCAGCAATTGTAGCAAAAACAACTAA